From Bradyrhizobium erythrophlei:
AGCAGCACAGCCAGCAGCTTTCGCAAGCTGCGGGTAATCGGGTCTACCTGCAGCAGGTGGTCGAGAACGCCCTGCAGCAGACCGAGCGGGTCTGCGCCATGATCAAGCAGATGGCCGACACGCACGAGGAACCGGCCGCCGAGTCCGGCCGCAAGACCGGGTGGGAGAAGCGAGCCGGCCGCGGCAAGGAAGGTGCCGGCGTGATGTTCGCATCAAGCGCCGGCCAGAAGCCGCTGACCAAGCGCGAGCGCGAAGTGCTGAGCCTGATCAGCGAGGGCTATTCCAACAAGCAGGGTGCACTGCGGATGAATATCAGTCCGCGGACCTTCGAAAGCCACCGCGCCG
This genomic window contains:
- a CDS encoding response regulator transcription factor, which produces MGHQENRIADSPFSTWIESSAPPDDDLETVRLSAARTRAMDEAGAAIARQLNGPMTALLLYMGEIKQHSQQLSQAAGNRVYLQQVVENALQQTERVCAMIKQMADTHEEPAAESGRKTGWEKRAGRGKEGAGVMFASSAGQKPLTKREREVLSLISEGYSNKQGALRMNISPRTFESHRAEAMRKLGARNTADLVRLALLHPAG